The genomic stretch GACCGTGGGTTGCAAGAGCAGCTGAAGAGGCGATAGTGATGCTCCGCGTATGGGTTGGGCATTTATGTCGGCGGCACCGGGGAACGCGGTTCGGCTGAAGTCTCCACCCTGCACGTTGACCGATATTTCGGGGTGGCGGGGCATGAACACTTCCGCCAGCAACTCGGCAGCTGCACCGAGGTGGACCCGGTCGGGGTAACGGTGTGTACACAGGCTTCCCGACAGCAAGCCCCCAAGGGCCAACACGGCCAGCAGGATGCCCACCAGCACCAGGGCCCACACCGCGAATCGGTGCCGCTCAGAAGTTGAGGCCGCGGAGATCCCCCGTGACCATGTAGATAACCCTTTCCGCGATGTTGGTGGCATGGTCCCCCATCCGCGCGATGTGCTGCACGACCAGAATCAATTCCAGGGCCTGGGAGATGTTCCGGGGATCCTCCATCATGTAGGTGAGCAGCTCGCGAAACACCTGGGAGCAGAGTCCGTCGACCACATCATCGTCCGCCGCCACCTTGGCCGCCTTCCTGGCGTCCCGCTCCGCAAAAGCCTCCAGCGCCTTCTTAATCGAACCCTGCACCACTTCGGCCATGCGCGGCACATCGATGAGGGGTTTCAGCAACGGCTGCCGCGCAATGCGCAGGGCCGCGGAAGCAATCCCCTCGGCGTGGTCGGCCGCCCGTTCCAGGTCGATGGCGATGACCATGGCGGCACCAATTATCTGCAGGTCCCCGGCCATGGGTTGATGGATGGCAATCAGTTCCATGCACCGGTTCTGGATCTCCAAGTGCAGGCGGTCGATGGCCTCGTCGCCGGCGATCACCTTCTTCGCCAGTTCCACGTCCTGCCCGTTGAGAGCGTCCACGGAAAGGGCCATAGCTTCCGCGGTCATGTGACCCAGGCGCAGCAAGTCCTCCCGCAGGTTGCGCAGTGCCTCTTCAAAAGAACTACGCACCTTCGCGCCTCCCTCGAAACAACTCCGGGATGCGGCACATGGTGAAGGTGACATGTACGAACTCCATTCCCCGGGGCTGCCTCAGGTTGCGTCCTTTTCCGGGCAGCCCCGGTGCCTGAGGGATCTACTCAGGCCGGGAAAGAATAGGTGGCCATCTCGTGGACAGGTGTAAACCCGAGCCCCTTTAGAAATGACTTGACGGTGGCATCGCCTTGCCTCACTCCGCTTACCTGGCAGAGGCGAACACCGAATTGCAGCCTCATCACGCGTAGGACCGCCGTCAACAGTGCTTCAGCAACGGCGACGACGTCTCTACCAGCCCGGTGCGAAACCACCAGCTTGAAGATTTTGGCTTCACCAATTCGCCTTGCTACCTGGAGGGTCCCCTCCATGGCGGAAAGGGCTAGCGTGACCGCCCTGCCCCCGCTGGCTGCCATCCGGTACCAGTTAGGCGACCAGTGGATGAACCCGATGGGTGTGCCGCGTTGTTCGGCGATAAAGATGTATTCCGGCCGATCGAGCAAGAGGCATGCATCCCCGTACCATGGACGTAAATCGGTGAGGGGACCTGCGGGCGGTGCCCCACCGACACGGAGGCCACGGCCTTGCTTCCACAGACGGTAATAAGTCTCCCGGTCCTGCTGGGTTCCGGGTCGGGCTGGTCGCACCACCAGGTGGGATGGGGTGTTACGGGCTATGGGTTCGTCTATGGGTAACTGGTAGGTGACACTGACGTCGACAGCGGGAATCCCTTCCGTGGCAAGTAGCCGGCACAGTTCGGGGTCGTTGCAGACGTCTATGTTGCTGGACGACGAAGGGAAGAAAATGGGGCCGCACACCTGCCGGTAAGCCTCGAGCTCCACCTGCAGGGCGTGCACATAGCGCGCCAGCCGGTGCAACCCGGCCAGCAAGTAGCCGACCTCCTTACGCCCCCACCCGCCGTGGATGGCCAGCACCCGTCCCGCCCGCAGCACGGGTACCCTCAGTGTGCCCGTGCGCCCCGTGTATGGGAAAGCGTCAAAGGCGACCACGGGGTCTTCAGGCGTCCCTGCACACACTACGAACCCCTCCGCAGTCGTGGGCAGAAGCCCCGCGTCCGGTACATACCAGGGCTCGGGGGCCGCCAATGAACCGGTAAACTCTCGCAGTTGCATGTCTATCCGATAGACGCGGGCACACAGCGCGTCAGACAAGGTCGACTGCCCCCATTAAGCGCCCCCTCGCCTGGGAGAACACCTCCCCGGTTCTACGGACGCCGGCTTCGTTGGCGAACATCCAGTAGTCGGGGACCATAAGTCGGTGCTTGCGTACCAACCACCGGTACGCGTCTCGGGTGACCTCGGAGAAGACATCGAACTGCCCGAACATCCGCCAGCGGTCGACGCGGACCAGCCGCTCGCGCCATTGCTCGACCATCTCGGTGTCTGGGTAGGGCGTAAGGATCCACAGTTGAACCCGCGCGCCCATGCTGCGCAACTGCGCCAGCAACTCCACCGTGGCCGACATTTCCTCCTCCGTTTCGGTGGGAATCCCGATCATGGCGGACAGCGTGGGTGTAATCCCCAGGGACAGTTCCCGAGCCACCAGCCGCTTGCACCATTCGGCGTCGATGAATTCCGG from Bacillota bacterium encodes the following:
- the phoU gene encoding phosphate signaling complex protein PhoU; this translates as MRSSFEEALRNLREDLLRLGHMTAEAMALSVDALNGQDVELAKKVIAGDEAIDRLHLEIQNRCMELIAIHQPMAGDLQIIGAAMVIAIDLERAADHAEGIASAALRIARQPLLKPLIDVPRMAEVVQGSIKKALEAFAERDARKAAKVAADDDVVDGLCSQVFRELLTYMMEDPRNISQALELILVVQHIARMGDHATNIAERVIYMVTGDLRGLNF